The proteins below come from a single Prolixibacter sp. NT017 genomic window:
- a CDS encoding O-antigen ligase, with amino-acid sequence MEGMLMSLAFVLPFSEALVSIITVLIFAFSWLIISPKEKYQSFRKTPLPLFPAGIFILYLLWALGAHHPANAIDEIRRNAFWLLIPIAVAYLPLSRKQIDRILYALALGVIISSLVALVRWQFSESIGITDIRDTTLNPHIGHSLLVNFSLSFLLLEIFRYREDSWNMRQISRLAGVLFLLIFDFWLHSLLGLLTLLATFIALSFFTYREIPKRLRKYVWGGAVVLIIIPLALTGRELYRQFHTSMPQPAQVAKFTANGNPYQNDFNKTLRENGHFIYLQICLPELRREWNKRSALKFSDRDANGFPVKSTLIRYLTSMGLTKDSAGVAQLTNDDILAIREGFANCRYVPERMNLSARIYQTIWELDAYRSNGNPNNKSLVQRWAYTRAALSIIAEHPVFGVGTGNEKAAFNEMLSRQNPKLRPANFSHAHNQYLNYLVTFGIVGFAILMFLLIYPLFRVRKLSVLTVFFLLTIGIANLGDDNLQTHTIRTFFALFYTLLVFDFANSAKETAGNFVSNNNHQ; translated from the coding sequence ATGGAAGGAATGCTGATGTCGTTGGCATTTGTCCTGCCGTTTTCCGAAGCATTGGTCAGCATTATCACGGTACTCATTTTTGCATTCTCCTGGCTCATCATTTCGCCTAAAGAAAAATACCAAAGCTTTCGCAAAACCCCGCTGCCACTTTTTCCGGCCGGCATTTTCATTCTTTACCTGCTCTGGGCGCTGGGAGCTCATCATCCAGCCAATGCCATCGACGAAATCCGACGCAATGCTTTCTGGCTTCTCATTCCGATAGCCGTTGCCTATCTTCCTTTAAGCCGAAAACAAATTGACCGCATTCTGTATGCGCTGGCTTTGGGCGTCATCATCAGTTCGCTGGTAGCTTTAGTACGGTGGCAATTCAGCGAAAGCATAGGAATTACAGACATACGGGATACAACGCTTAATCCGCATATCGGCCATTCGCTGTTGGTTAACTTTTCCTTGTCCTTTCTGCTACTGGAAATTTTCCGTTACCGGGAAGACAGTTGGAATATGCGTCAGATTTCACGACTTGCCGGTGTCCTGTTTTTATTGATTTTCGATTTCTGGCTGCATTCATTGCTCGGATTACTGACCCTTTTAGCAACATTCATTGCCCTTTCTTTTTTCACCTACCGGGAAATTCCCAAAAGGTTGCGAAAATACGTTTGGGGCGGAGCCGTCGTTCTCATCATTATTCCGCTGGCGTTAACCGGACGGGAACTATACAGACAATTTCACACGTCCATGCCACAACCAGCTCAGGTGGCCAAATTCACCGCGAACGGGAATCCGTATCAAAACGATTTTAATAAAACCTTACGGGAAAACGGCCATTTCATCTACCTCCAAATTTGTCTGCCGGAACTCCGAAGAGAATGGAACAAACGTAGTGCGCTGAAATTTTCAGATAGAGATGCCAATGGTTTTCCGGTGAAAAGTACGTTGATTCGTTACCTTACTTCCATGGGACTGACAAAAGATTCGGCCGGAGTTGCACAACTGACTAATGATGACATTCTAGCCATCCGGGAAGGCTTTGCCAACTGCCGCTATGTTCCCGAACGAATGAACCTTTCGGCACGGATTTATCAAACCATCTGGGAGCTCGACGCCTACCGCTCCAACGGAAATCCGAACAATAAATCGCTGGTGCAACGCTGGGCTTATACCCGCGCCGCTTTGTCTATTATTGCAGAGCATCCGGTTTTTGGAGTTGGTACCGGCAACGAAAAAGCCGCTTTCAACGAAATGCTTTCCCGGCAAAATCCGAAACTACGCCCGGCTAATTTCAGCCACGCCCACAATCAATACCTGAACTACCTGGTGACATTCGGAATCGTGGGATTCGCTATCCTGATGTTTCTGCTGATTTATCCGCTGTTTCGGGTTAGAAAATTATCGGTTCTCACAGTCTTTTTCCTGCTAACCATCGGCATTGCGAACCTGGGAGACGACAATTTACAAACCCACACCATACGTACCTTTTTTGCTCTTTTTTATACCCTGCTTGTTTTCGATTTTGCCAATAGTGCGAAAGAAACGGCAGGCAATTTTGTCTCAAACAACAATCATCAATGA
- a CDS encoding FAD:protein FMN transferase, giving the protein MKKITLLALFVGLLFMAGCAPKTQKYVYNEGTVYTTLYHFIYSSPDGKDFKDSIELKMNEFGNSLSTFIPTSTISRINKNDSTVKVDPYFRKCFLKAEEVSKKTNGAFDMTVAPLVNAWGFGFTKKDSISKQLIDSLMQTVGYQKVKLVGDKIVKENPNTMLDASAISKGEAVDMVCDFLASHGCKNYMVEIGGEVRAHGVNAKGETWRIGINKPNNKGLYDDNDLEDVIHLKDKALATSGNYRNFYVKDGKRYAHTIDPHTGYPVQHSLLSSSVLANNCMTADAYATAFMVMGVEKAKKIVENDPNLEAYFIYAGDNNMNMVWYSKGFKNLIIK; this is encoded by the coding sequence ATGAAAAAAATAACTCTGCTTGCACTGTTTGTGGGACTGCTGTTTATGGCAGGATGTGCCCCGAAAACACAGAAATATGTATACAACGAAGGCACCGTTTACACCACGCTTTATCACTTCATCTATTCGAGTCCTGACGGAAAAGATTTTAAGGACTCAATAGAATTAAAAATGAACGAATTCGGAAACTCGCTTTCCACCTTCATTCCCACTTCCACCATTTCACGTATCAACAAGAATGACTCGACGGTGAAAGTAGATCCTTATTTCCGGAAATGTTTCCTGAAAGCTGAAGAGGTTTCGAAAAAAACCAATGGTGCTTTTGATATGACTGTTGCTCCACTGGTCAATGCATGGGGATTTGGGTTTACCAAGAAAGACAGTATCTCGAAGCAACTAATCGACAGTTTGATGCAGACGGTCGGCTACCAAAAGGTGAAGCTGGTCGGCGATAAAATTGTTAAGGAAAACCCGAATACGATGCTCGATGCCAGCGCTATCTCAAAAGGTGAAGCTGTTGATATGGTTTGTGATTTTCTGGCCTCGCATGGTTGCAAAAATTACATGGTGGAAATCGGCGGAGAAGTACGGGCACATGGCGTAAATGCCAAAGGAGAAACCTGGCGCATCGGGATTAATAAGCCCAACAACAAGGGATTGTACGACGACAACGACCTGGAGGATGTCATTCACCTCAAAGACAAAGCACTGGCCACTTCGGGAAATTATCGCAATTTCTATGTGAAAGATGGCAAACGGTACGCGCACACCATCGACCCGCATACGGGTTACCCGGTTCAGCACAGTCTGCTTAGCTCGAGTGTACTCGCTAATAACTGCATGACCGCCGATGCTTATGCCACCGCTTTCATGGTAATGGGTGTTGAAAAAGCCAAAAAGATTGTGGAAAACGATCCGAATCTGGAGGCGTATTTCATCTACGCCGGCGACAACAACATGAATATGGTTTGGTATTCCAAAGGTTTTAAAAACCTCATCATAAAATAA
- a CDS encoding TonB family protein, whose amino-acid sequence MKYFYLVVLLFSAHTILASSLPRPVELSAPILVKDWQNGRAVNVTLEIDTLSPTHFFLEIAKIDGQLLRQVRFYGAGEKVSLDNLSHKLNKKKVVEDGIFKQWYPNGNLYSTETFQMGVRAGIKIVYHSNGEKEFYCVYDPPGFISELHSYTRTGKEVNVNKYLDNKIYSKVDREPQFPKGETALRLYINQHINYPEEALKKGIVGEVVVAFVVDENGRIIDPEVEKSPSQLLSQEAIRMVSHMPRWQPGFLAGYPVKSRKTVSIMFRAF is encoded by the coding sequence ATGAAGTATTTTTACCTTGTTGTCCTGCTTTTTTCTGCCCATACTATTTTAGCCAGCTCGTTACCACGACCGGTTGAATTGTCCGCCCCAATTTTGGTAAAAGACTGGCAAAACGGAAGAGCGGTGAACGTTACCCTGGAAATCGATACACTTTCTCCGACTCATTTTTTCCTGGAGATTGCCAAAATCGACGGCCAACTATTACGTCAGGTGCGTTTTTACGGGGCCGGAGAAAAGGTTTCTCTCGACAATCTCTCTCACAAGCTGAATAAGAAAAAAGTGGTAGAAGACGGTATTTTCAAACAATGGTACCCCAATGGCAACCTCTACTCGACGGAGACATTTCAAATGGGGGTTCGGGCCGGAATCAAAATAGTCTACCATTCTAACGGAGAAAAAGAATTCTATTGCGTTTACGATCCACCGGGGTTCATCTCCGAGCTTCATTCATATACCCGAACAGGCAAAGAGGTAAATGTGAATAAATACCTCGACAACAAAATTTATAGCAAAGTAGACCGGGAACCCCAATTCCCGAAAGGTGAAACAGCACTACGTCTGTACATCAACCAACATATCAACTACCCCGAAGAAGCTTTGAAAAAGGGGATCGTCGGCGAAGTTGTCGTTGCGTTTGTGGTCGACGAAAACGGACGAATTATCGACCCGGAGGTTGAAAAATCTCCCAGTCAGCTTCTTTCACAGGAAGCAATTCGTATGGTCAGCCACATGCCACGATGGCAGCCGGGGTTCCTGGCAGGTTATCCCGTCAAATCGCGAAAGACTGTTTCTATTATGTTCCGGGCTTTCTAA
- a CDS encoding glycosyltransferase family 9 protein: MKLKILVIQQKRIGDVLLGTVICNQLRRMYPEAQIDYMVYAFTREMAENNPNIDNIIIFNDSDRKVGNLLKFACKIRKAKYDIVIDAYTKMDSWVTTRLSGAKKRISYKKFGRGLYYNILVDKHSRPASIAGPVIEERLALLEPLKKEGIEYDPYPRLYLTDEEKAEGKQLLREAGVDLEKEIIVAGIYGSVENKTYPEDYMLEVIQHLMENYSAQIILNYFPNQKDAARAFAEKLGNPELVFSGLTGKSLRELAKIVTHADAYIGNDCGHTNLAKALEIPTFTIFSPFIARESWGIFDDGKKNLSVHLNDFKPELIQGKPYKLLKQESSVLYRDFLPEMVIGKLDTYLQGLNIS, translated from the coding sequence ATGAAACTGAAAATCCTTGTCATTCAGCAAAAGCGAATCGGTGATGTTCTCCTGGGAACAGTTATTTGCAATCAACTTCGAAGGATGTATCCCGAAGCGCAAATCGATTACATGGTTTATGCTTTTACCCGCGAGATGGCGGAAAACAATCCCAATATCGATAACATCATTATTTTTAATGATTCGGACCGGAAAGTTGGCAACTTGCTGAAGTTCGCCTGTAAAATCAGAAAAGCTAAATACGATATTGTCATCGATGCCTATACCAAGATGGACAGCTGGGTGACCACTCGTTTGTCGGGAGCGAAAAAGCGGATTTCGTACAAGAAATTCGGACGTGGACTCTACTACAATATTCTGGTCGATAAGCACAGCCGCCCCGCTTCCATTGCTGGTCCTGTCATCGAAGAACGTTTGGCACTGTTGGAACCGCTGAAAAAAGAAGGCATCGAGTACGACCCGTATCCGCGCCTTTACCTAACTGATGAAGAGAAAGCTGAAGGCAAACAACTGCTCCGGGAGGCCGGAGTGGATTTGGAGAAGGAGATAATTGTGGCCGGCATCTACGGAAGCGTGGAGAACAAAACTTATCCCGAAGATTACATGCTGGAGGTCATCCAACATTTGATGGAGAATTATTCTGCGCAAATCATCCTCAATTACTTCCCAAATCAAAAGGATGCTGCCCGGGCTTTCGCCGAAAAGCTGGGCAATCCCGAACTTGTCTTTTCCGGTTTAACCGGGAAAAGCCTGCGTGAACTGGCCAAGATCGTTACACATGCCGATGCCTATATCGGGAACGACTGCGGCCATACCAACCTGGCAAAAGCGCTCGAAATTCCAACGTTCACCATCTTCTCTCCTTTCATCGCCCGCGAAAGCTGGGGAATTTTCGACGACGGGAAAAAGAATCTTTCTGTCCACCTGAACGACTTCAAGCCGGAATTAATACAGGGAAAACCCTATAAACTGCTGAAACAAGAATCATCGGTCCTTTATCGCGATTTCCTTCCGGAAATGGTGATCGGCAAGCTGGACACATACCTGCAAGGTCTTAATATTTCTTAA
- a CDS encoding CotH kinase family protein — protein MLSIRVSFTLAVMFLLVVVVSRLSAQDVDHWESVVYDDDTWHYFIGTSEPPLSWADLNFDDSRWEQGPGGIGYGDNDDGTVIPSCTSVYMRTEFNIVDSAAVGRAVLHVDFDDGFVAYLNGHEIARANIGTPGVRPPHDQFADSYDYEAQIPQGGVPPSFLIHRDSLKQYLLNGKNILALQVHNANATSSDLSSSTWLSLDITDTSNDYRPVPSWFTEPAEEFSYLPLIMISTEGQTIPDEPKIMAKMQVINNGEGAKNSIYDEPTDYDGDIGIEIRGQSSQMFPKKSYSVEVRNEAGEDSTVTLLGMPEESDWVLYAPYSDKTMLRNALTYYFGAKLGQWQPRFRFCEVYLNGNYNGVYLLIEKIKRDKNRVDINKLKEEEISGDDLTGGYIVRVDKLDGLTANDYFYSYPQTTFMNARRYAFSYYYPKAEDIVTEQRGYIQDFITGFENMLNGDQFADPVNGYPKYIDITSFIDIQIMSELGNNVDAYRYSAYFYKKKDSNGGKLFAGPLWDFNLAYGNVDYAPDFLATDQWVYTHFGPDEPNCMHWWFRLMQDEPYRKALFDRWTELRNSFFNNDSLSNYINEQVTMLGDAIDRNFKRWPIIGQYVWPNAFVGSSYVSEVNYLKDWLQDRLDWMDTQWLLETGIEERPSLAGTGIHAYPNPFAEQINLSVETIGRRPMQIELWSSQGQMVYRAERTPGAEKQDHFSISLPKLSRGIYFLKVWQQNQRPMVTKVLKN, from the coding sequence ATGCTTTCCATTCGTGTCTCTTTCACGTTAGCTGTTATGTTTTTGCTTGTGGTTGTAGTCAGCCGATTGTCGGCACAGGATGTTGACCATTGGGAATCGGTTGTTTACGACGATGATACATGGCACTATTTCATTGGCACTTCCGAACCGCCGCTTAGCTGGGCCGATTTGAACTTCGATGATTCGAGGTGGGAGCAAGGTCCCGGAGGTATTGGTTACGGCGATAACGATGACGGGACGGTGATTCCTTCCTGCACCTCGGTATACATGCGCACTGAATTTAATATTGTCGATTCGGCGGCAGTTGGACGAGCCGTTTTGCATGTTGATTTTGACGATGGATTTGTAGCTTACCTGAATGGACATGAGATTGCCCGTGCCAATATAGGTACGCCAGGAGTTCGTCCTCCGCATGATCAATTTGCTGATTCGTACGACTACGAAGCACAGATTCCGCAGGGAGGTGTTCCGCCTTCATTTCTGATTCATCGCGACAGCTTAAAGCAATATCTTCTTAACGGGAAAAATATTCTGGCTTTGCAGGTACATAACGCCAATGCTACTTCAAGCGATTTATCCTCTTCTACTTGGTTGAGTTTGGACATTACCGACACAAGTAATGATTATCGTCCGGTTCCATCCTGGTTTACCGAACCCGCAGAAGAGTTTTCCTATCTTCCTTTGATCATGATAAGCACAGAAGGACAAACAATTCCAGATGAGCCCAAAATCATGGCGAAGATGCAGGTTATCAACAACGGGGAAGGAGCAAAGAATTCCATTTACGATGAGCCAACGGACTACGACGGAGATATTGGTATTGAGATTCGCGGACAATCATCCCAGATGTTTCCGAAAAAATCATATTCCGTCGAAGTCCGTAATGAGGCTGGTGAAGATTCTACAGTGACTTTACTGGGAATGCCGGAGGAGAGTGATTGGGTTTTGTATGCTCCCTACAGCGACAAAACGATGTTACGGAATGCACTGACCTACTATTTTGGTGCAAAGTTGGGGCAATGGCAACCGCGTTTTCGCTTTTGCGAAGTTTATCTGAATGGCAATTACAACGGCGTTTATCTGTTGATCGAAAAAATAAAGCGTGATAAAAACCGGGTCGACATCAATAAACTGAAAGAAGAAGAAATTTCGGGCGACGATTTGACCGGTGGATATATTGTCCGTGTAGACAAACTAGATGGACTTACCGCGAATGATTACTTCTATTCGTATCCGCAAACGACGTTTATGAATGCCCGGCGGTATGCCTTTTCCTATTACTACCCAAAGGCAGAAGATATTGTTACCGAGCAGAGAGGTTACATCCAGGATTTCATCACCGGGTTCGAAAACATGCTCAATGGCGACCAGTTTGCAGACCCGGTGAACGGCTATCCGAAATACATCGACATTACTTCGTTCATCGATATTCAGATCATGTCGGAGTTGGGTAACAACGTGGATGCGTACCGTTATAGCGCCTATTTTTACAAGAAGAAGGATTCGAACGGCGGGAAGCTTTTTGCCGGCCCATTGTGGGATTTTAATCTGGCATACGGTAATGTGGATTATGCACCGGATTTTCTGGCAACCGATCAATGGGTGTACACTCACTTCGGACCCGATGAGCCTAATTGCATGCATTGGTGGTTCCGGTTAATGCAGGATGAGCCTTACCGAAAAGCTTTATTTGACCGCTGGACAGAATTGCGGAACAGTTTCTTTAACAACGACTCGCTAAGCAATTATATCAACGAGCAGGTAACGATGCTGGGAGATGCTATCGATCGTAACTTTAAACGTTGGCCGATCATTGGGCAGTATGTTTGGCCGAATGCTTTTGTCGGTTCGTCCTATGTTTCCGAGGTTAATTACCTGAAGGATTGGTTGCAGGATCGTCTCGATTGGATGGATACACAATGGCTGTTGGAAACTGGGATAGAAGAACGACCTTCACTGGCGGGGACAGGAATTCATGCCTATCCCAATCCATTTGCCGAGCAGATTAACCTTTCGGTTGAAACGATTGGCAGAAGACCGATGCAGATTGAACTGTGGTCTTCGCAAGGGCAGATGGTGTACCGGGCGGAAAGAACACCGGGAGCTGAAAAACAGGACCATTTCAGTATATCTCTTCCGAAGCTTTCCAGGGGAATTTATTTTCTGAAAGTGTGGCAGCAGAATCAGCGGCCCATGGTAACGAAAGTGCTGAAAAACTGA
- a CDS encoding NADP-dependent oxidoreductase, translating into MQNRQIILKSRPVGRPTGDNFELKEIEIPTPAEGELLVKSLYISVDPYMRGRMSDAKSYVEPFKVGEPINGGAVAEVVESRHAGFSKGDVVVGRPLAWQELQVVPAGNVNKIDKNAAPLSYYLGILGMTGMTAYFGLLDIGKPKKGETVVVSGAAGAVGTAVGQIAQIKGSRVVGIAGSDEKLRYLKDELHFDEVINYHEEKEMEKAIADACPDGVDVYFDNVGGEISDAVMANINKFARIPVCGQISLYNATSVPTGPRIQPTILKKSALMQGFIISNYLDRFPEGITKLTEWVKEGKLKHRETVVKGFEKLPEAFIGLFDGVNTGKLIVETK; encoded by the coding sequence ATGCAGAACAGACAGATTATATTAAAGTCAAGGCCTGTTGGACGGCCAACCGGAGATAATTTTGAATTGAAAGAAATCGAAATACCAACTCCAGCCGAAGGAGAACTTTTGGTGAAATCACTCTACATTTCAGTCGATCCATACATGCGTGGCCGAATGAGCGACGCCAAGTCGTATGTCGAACCGTTCAAGGTAGGAGAACCGATTAACGGCGGTGCCGTAGCTGAAGTTGTAGAAAGTCGTCATGCTGGGTTCTCCAAAGGAGACGTCGTTGTTGGACGCCCGCTGGCCTGGCAGGAGTTGCAGGTTGTCCCAGCCGGAAACGTTAACAAAATTGACAAAAATGCGGCACCGCTAAGCTACTACCTGGGAATACTCGGTATGACAGGAATGACCGCTTATTTTGGATTACTCGATATTGGCAAACCGAAAAAAGGTGAAACTGTTGTAGTGTCAGGTGCGGCCGGAGCAGTTGGAACTGCCGTGGGACAGATTGCTCAAATTAAGGGTAGCCGTGTGGTCGGAATCGCCGGAAGTGATGAAAAACTTCGTTACCTGAAGGACGAACTCCATTTTGATGAGGTTATCAATTACCATGAAGAGAAGGAGATGGAAAAAGCAATTGCCGATGCGTGTCCCGACGGAGTTGACGTATACTTCGACAATGTGGGTGGCGAAATTTCAGATGCAGTGATGGCGAACATCAACAAATTTGCACGTATCCCAGTCTGTGGACAGATTTCACTCTACAATGCTACCAGTGTTCCGACCGGCCCTCGCATACAACCCACCATTCTCAAGAAAAGCGCGTTGATGCAAGGATTTATCATCAGCAACTACCTTGACCGTTTCCCGGAAGGAATAACCAAACTCACCGAATGGGTGAAAGAAGGGAAACTGAAACATCGCGAAACCGTTGTCAAAGGATTTGAGAAATTGCCGGAAGCTTTCATCGGACTATTCGACGGAGTGAATACCGGAAAATTAATTGTCGAAACAAAATAA